In Limisphaerales bacterium, the following proteins share a genomic window:
- a CDS encoding ABC transporter permease — translation MILQHFTNRRPPINSLWLAWLYLRRRRVAASVMVAGVALALYLPLATHWAADAFDEALGARAAATPMIVGARGSRFDLVLHGLYFRARSEGTVAHGEFTALHEAGHGRVIPLHAQFTAGGQPVVGTSLDYFDFRNLQLARGESMALLGDCVLGANAAQKLTLSPGDKLKTDRKNLFDLAGDYPLQLNVTGVLAATGTADDEGVFVDVKTAWIIAGLGHGHDAQETNATNSPSAKLVKTHLEITPENMSTFHFHGDTTALPLTAILVEPVDAKETAMVMGRFQNSGTLQALKPPMVVDEMMGMVMQVRQFLDANYALVASAMGLLLALIVALSRRLRAREMETLFLLGCSRSTQFALQAAELLIIFAIAIAIALAAAWATVGWARDYLNTLAG, via the coding sequence TTGATTTTACAACATTTCACAAACCGGAGGCCACCCATCAATAGCCTCTGGCTCGCCTGGCTGTATTTACGGCGGCGGCGCGTAGCCGCAAGCGTGATGGTGGCGGGCGTTGCCCTGGCGCTGTACCTCCCGCTGGCGACGCACTGGGCGGCGGATGCCTTCGATGAGGCGCTGGGCGCGCGCGCGGCAGCTACGCCGATGATCGTCGGCGCGCGCGGCAGTCGCTTTGATCTCGTGCTGCACGGACTGTATTTCCGCGCGCGCAGCGAGGGCACCGTGGCGCATGGCGAATTCACCGCGCTGCACGAAGCGGGGCACGGCCGCGTGATTCCGCTGCACGCGCAGTTCACCGCGGGCGGGCAACCGGTAGTGGGCACGTCGCTGGATTATTTTGATTTTCGCAATCTGCAACTGGCGCGCGGCGAATCGATGGCGCTCTTGGGCGATTGCGTGTTGGGCGCGAATGCGGCGCAAAAACTAACCCTCAGCCCGGGCGACAAATTAAAAACCGACCGCAAAAATTTATTCGACCTCGCGGGCGATTATCCGCTGCAGCTCAACGTGACCGGCGTGCTCGCGGCCACCGGCACGGCGGATGATGAAGGGGTGTTTGTGGATGTGAAAACCGCGTGGATCATCGCGGGGCTTGGTCACGGCCATGACGCGCAGGAAACTAATGCCACGAACTCCCCGAGCGCAAAGCTGGTGAAAACGCATTTGGAAATCACACCGGAAAATATGAGCACGTTTCATTTCCATGGCGACACCACCGCGCTGCCGCTCACAGCGATTTTGGTGGAACCGGTGGACGCCAAGGAAACGGCGATGGTGATGGGCCGTTTTCAAAACAGCGGAACGCTACAGGCACTCAAACCGCCGATGGTGGTGGATGAAATGATGGGGATGGTAATGCAGGTACGGCAATTTCTCGATGCAAATTATGCTTTGGTCGCCAGCGCGATGGGATTATTGCTGGCACTGATTGTCGCGCTGTCACGCCGCCTCCGCGCGCGGGAAATGGAGACGCTCTTTTTGCTGGGCTGTAGCCGCAGCACGCAGTTCGCTTTGCAAGCTGCGGAGCTGCTCATTATTTTTGCCATCGCTATCGCCATCGCGCTCGCCGCCGCGTGGGCCACGGTGGGGTGGGCGCGGGATTACTTAAATACTTTAGCAGGATGA
- a CDS encoding ABC transporter ATP-binding protein, protein MRIAIDQLKFEYGPERFRLEIPDLQIESGARVAFVGPSGSGKTTLLRLLAGIVTPQSGTVTVGEVSVNELTDAGRRAFRIRHIGFVFQDFRLVEHLDVRENILLPYRLNEALPVYESIESQVKLQAARLDLADKLDSPINELSQGEQQRVAICRALLPRPELLLADEPTGNLDPKNKDRILDQLFQQAESAEATLVMVTHDHALLDRFDRVIDFTTFHKPEATHQ, encoded by the coding sequence ATGCGCATTGCGATTGATCAACTGAAATTCGAATACGGGCCGGAACGCTTCCGATTGGAGATTCCCGATTTGCAAATCGAGAGCGGCGCGCGCGTGGCGTTCGTGGGCCCGAGTGGCTCGGGCAAAACCACCCTGTTGCGACTGCTTGCCGGCATTGTCACGCCGCAATCCGGCACGGTGACCGTCGGCGAAGTTTCGGTAAACGAATTGACCGATGCCGGCCGACGCGCATTTCGCATTCGGCACATTGGCTTTGTGTTTCAGGATTTCCGGTTGGTGGAGCACCTCGATGTGCGCGAAAATATTTTACTGCCCTATCGCCTCAACGAGGCACTGCCGGTTTACGAATCCATCGAATCGCAAGTGAAACTACAGGCGGCGCGACTGGACCTCGCAGACAAACTGGATTCCCCCATAAACGAACTTTCGCAGGGCGAACAACAGCGCGTCGCCATTTGCCGCGCGCTGTTGCCGCGCCCCGAACTGTTGCTGGCCGATGAACCCACCGGCAACCTCGATCCAAAAAACAAAGACCGCATTCTCGACCAACTATTTCAACAAGCCGAAAGCGCCGAAGCCACGCTGGTGATGGTCACCCACGACCACGCGCTACTGGACCGCTTTGACCGTGTGATTGATTTTACAACATTTCACAAACCGGAGGCCACCCATCAATAG
- a CDS encoding zinc ABC transporter substrate-binding protein, with translation MKQFIYLPIIILLGCKPAVTGPAPQADKLRVAVVNFPLAYFVERIAGDLVEVHFPDMEGDPAFWKPTAAEVRAFQSSDLILLNGASYAKWTAWTSLPDSRTTNTSTAFCEAFIAVKTDAAHQHGKGGEHSHAGTAFTTWLDFKQAQHQAAAVHRALMNVLPAHSQRLANNFVALQRDLVSLDADLRGIAADLGDTPLLGSHPVYQYLARGYELNIRSVHWEPDTMPDEAGWAELAALRKTHPAKVMLWEDAPNQVIIAKLKTRGIRTVIFAPCANRAASDWLTVMRENVAALREMQQLE, from the coding sequence ATGAAACAGTTCATTTATTTACCCATCATTATTCTGTTGGGCTGCAAACCGGCAGTGACCGGGCCCGCACCGCAAGCGGACAAGCTGCGCGTGGCGGTGGTGAATTTTCCGCTGGCGTATTTTGTGGAACGGATTGCGGGCGATTTGGTGGAGGTGCATTTTCCAGATATGGAAGGAGATCCGGCGTTTTGGAAACCGACGGCAGCGGAAGTGCGCGCGTTTCAATCATCCGATCTCATCCTGCTCAACGGGGCATCGTACGCGAAATGGACGGCGTGGACTTCGTTGCCCGATTCGCGAACGACGAACACCAGCACGGCGTTTTGCGAGGCGTTCATCGCGGTGAAAACCGATGCGGCGCATCAGCACGGCAAAGGCGGCGAGCACAGCCACGCGGGCACGGCGTTCACTACTTGGCTGGATTTCAAACAGGCGCAGCACCAAGCGGCCGCTGTGCATCGTGCGCTGATGAATGTATTGCCGGCGCACAGCCAAAGGCTTGCGAACAATTTCGTCGCACTGCAGCGCGACTTGGTTTCGTTGGATGCGGACTTGCGCGGCATCGCGGCGGATTTGGGAGACACCCCGTTGCTGGGATCGCATCCGGTGTATCAGTACTTGGCGCGCGGTTATGAATTGAACATTCGCAGCGTGCATTGGGAACCGGATACGATGCCGGATGAGGCGGGTTGGGCGGAATTGGCGGCACTGCGCAAAACGCATCCGGCGAAGGTAATGCTGTGGGAAGATGCGCCGAATCAAGTGATCATCGCCAAGCTGAAAACACGGGGCATTCGCACCGTGATCTTTGCGCCGTGCGCCAACCGTGCGGCGAGTGATTGGCTAACGGTAATGCGCGAGAATGTGGCAGCGTTGCGGGAGATGCAGCAGCTTGAGTAA